In Tamandua tetradactyla isolate mTamTet1 chromosome 7, mTamTet1.pri, whole genome shotgun sequence, the following are encoded in one genomic region:
- the LOC143642789 gene encoding ubiquitin-conjugating enzyme E2 N isoform X2 gives MAGLPRRIIKETQRLLAEPVPGIKAEPDESNARYFHVVIAGPQDSPFEGGTFKLELFLPEEYPMAAPKVRFMTKIYHPNVDKLGRICLDILKDKWSPALQIRTVLLSIQALLSAPNPDDPLANDVAEQWKTNEAQAIETARAWTRLYAMNNI, from the exons gaAACCCAGCGTTTGCTGGCAGAACCAGTTCCCGGTATTAAAGCAGAACCAGATGAGAGCAACGCCCGTTATTTTCACGTGGTCATTGCTGGCCCCCAAGATTCCCCCTTTGAGGGAGGGACTTTTAAACTTGAACTATTCCTTCCAGAAGAATACCCAATGGCAGCCCCTAAAGTACGTTTCATGACCAAAATTTATCACCCTAATGTAGACAAGTTGGGAAGAATATGTTTAGATATTTTGAAAG ATAAGTGGTCCCCAGCACTGCAGATCCGCACAGTTCTGCTATCGATCCAGGCTTTGTTAAGTGCTCCCAATCCAGATGATCCATTAGCAAATGATGTAGCGGAGCAATGGAAGACCAACGAAGCCCAAGCCATAGAAACAG CTAGAGCATGGACTAGGCTATATGccatgaataatatttaa